Proteins from one Vicinamibacterales bacterium genomic window:
- the menC gene encoding o-succinylbenzoate synthase, producing MKIEKIELFLCRLPLVHFFETSFGRSYDRTFVLIRVEGDGQEGWGESVAEANPYYSSETTETVWHIIQGFIAPLVVGQTFEHPRDVFPALRRIRGHNMAKAGVEMAAWDLHARLAGQPLAKALGGTRDRIASGVSIGIQDSFEQLLEKIERELAAGYQRIKIKIKPGWDIEAVERVRARFGNIPLQVDANAAYTLDDADLLARLDPFGLLLIEQPLDYDDVMDHAVLQRRIKTPVCLDESIHTVRIARDAIDAKACRIINIKPGRVGGHRASIELHDLCAAHDIPVWHGGMLESGIGRAHNIHLASLPNFRLPGDIAASKRYYQPDLIEPAIEVSADGTIAVPTGPGIGVNIVRERIDQATLRHISL from the coding sequence GTGAAGATCGAAAAGATTGAGTTGTTCCTGTGCCGCCTGCCGCTCGTCCATTTCTTCGAAACGAGCTTCGGCCGGTCCTACGATCGCACCTTCGTGCTCATCCGGGTGGAAGGGGACGGTCAGGAGGGCTGGGGCGAGTCGGTCGCCGAGGCCAACCCCTACTACAGCAGCGAGACCACCGAGACGGTGTGGCACATCATCCAGGGGTTCATCGCGCCGCTGGTGGTCGGGCAGACCTTCGAGCATCCCCGTGACGTCTTCCCGGCGCTGCGCCGCATCCGCGGCCACAACATGGCCAAGGCCGGGGTCGAGATGGCGGCCTGGGATCTCCATGCCCGGCTGGCCGGGCAGCCGCTGGCCAAGGCGCTGGGCGGCACCCGCGACCGCATCGCCTCCGGCGTCTCCATCGGCATCCAGGACTCGTTCGAGCAGCTGCTCGAAAAGATCGAGCGTGAGCTGGCCGCCGGCTACCAGCGCATCAAGATCAAGATCAAGCCCGGCTGGGACATCGAGGCGGTCGAGCGCGTCCGCGCCAGGTTCGGCAACATCCCGCTCCAGGTGGACGCCAACGCCGCCTACACGCTGGACGACGCCGACTTGCTGGCCCGGCTGGATCCGTTCGGCCTGCTGCTCATTGAGCAGCCGCTGGACTACGACGACGTGATGGACCATGCGGTGCTGCAGCGGCGGATCAAGACGCCCGTCTGCCTCGACGAATCGATCCACACCGTGCGCATTGCCCGCGACGCCATCGACGCCAAGGCCTGCCGCATCATCAACATCAAGCCGGGCCGCGTCGGCGGCCATCGCGCCTCGATCGAGCTGCACGACTTGTGCGCCGCCCACGACATTCCGGTGTGGCACGGCGGCATGCTGGAAAGCGGCATCGGCCGCGCCCACAACATCCACCTGGCCAGCCTGCCGAACTTCCGCCTGCCGGGCGACATCGCCGCGAGCAAGCGCTACTACCAGCCGGACCTGATCGAGCCGGCCATCGAGGTCAGCGCCGACGGCACCATCGCGGTCCCGACCGGCCCGGGCATTGGCGTCAACATCGTCCGCGAGCGGATCGACCAGGCCACGTTGCGACACATTTCCTTATGA
- a CDS encoding deoxynucleoside kinase codes for MAFHYLAIEGPIGVGKTRLAERLAARLDATTILEDTENPFLADFYADRPGAALQAQLFYLLNRHRQLTSKRQADLFLQNTVCDYVFDKDKIFAYLNLDDNELFIYQRLFDLLAKDVPPPDLVVYLQAPTELLMKRLKHREKDPEREEPTPDEDYLRELNEAYQHFFFHYSATPLLVVETSEFDPESDDAALDELVRQIKGMGKGTRYYVARK; via the coding sequence GTGGCCTTTCACTATCTCGCCATCGAAGGCCCCATCGGGGTTGGCAAGACGCGGTTGGCCGAACGGTTGGCGGCGCGGCTCGACGCAACGACGATTCTCGAAGACACCGAAAACCCGTTCCTGGCGGACTTCTACGCCGACCGGCCGGGCGCCGCGCTCCAGGCGCAGCTCTTCTATTTACTCAACCGCCATCGCCAGCTCACCAGCAAGCGGCAGGCCGACCTGTTCCTGCAGAACACCGTCTGCGACTACGTTTTCGACAAAGACAAGATTTTCGCGTATTTGAACCTGGACGATAACGAGCTGTTCATCTACCAGCGCCTGTTCGACCTGCTTGCCAAGGACGTCCCACCGCCGGACCTTGTCGTCTACCTCCAGGCGCCGACCGAACTGCTGATGAAGCGGCTGAAGCACCGGGAGAAGGATCCGGAGCGCGAGGAGCCGACGCCCGACGAGGACTACCTGCGGGAACTGAACGAGGCCTACCAGCACTTCTTCTTCCATTACTCGGCAACGCCGCTCCTCGTGGTGGAGACCTCGGAATTCGACCCCGAATCCGATGACGCGGCGCTCGACGAGCTGGTTCGCCAGATCAAGGGCATGGGCAAGGGCACGCGTTACTACGTCGCCCGCAAGTAG